One Streptomyces sp. NBC_00523 genomic region harbors:
- a CDS encoding GMC family oxidoreductase encodes MNATETTDVLIVGSGFGGSITAYHLAAGGAKVTVLERGPWLNSEEFDHDFKFGSSTTRVFDFVVGDGMSVLGGNCVGGGSVVYFATMPRAPRFVFERHGSIGRRMWPAAIDRDALEPWYDRVAEALPVTPTSWDEVPYIGGVFAAACKAAGHTANPSPSAVDTSLCTNCNWMMSGCRFDAKRSLLLNYLPAALSHGAEIRPLHEVQKITKLDTGDYRVHYNTIDEVDYRQQTGSGTIDAKIVILAAGTAATPVILQRSEPELGRMPHAVGRYFSGNGERLNTAVLEDDKVRELLGLSRDEANAYGAYQIGRGPVVASWDRLDGDLPEYERFSLEQLYFPPGFGTILAQVPDAKGPSWYGPEKKEMLRKWRSWLTVFTMSEDDNEGVFGPPPPTGNSERLSQQLLGFGSLRYRPTENTLRGWEVSDAAVRDILEHNGLARVMPWTNDVIGAYTVHPLASCRIGDDPETSALDDRHELRGHPGIFVTDGSAVPGALTVNPAFTIAALAERAVPGIVHALRERGVEVHYGAPAPDGGGAARRGTAAAVRTVLG; translated from the coding sequence GTGAATGCCACCGAAACCACGGACGTCCTGATCGTCGGCAGCGGCTTCGGCGGCTCGATCACCGCCTACCATCTCGCCGCCGGCGGAGCGAAGGTGACGGTACTGGAGCGCGGGCCCTGGCTGAACTCCGAGGAATTCGACCACGACTTCAAGTTCGGCTCCTCGACCACCCGCGTGTTCGACTTCGTGGTCGGCGACGGGATGAGCGTGCTCGGCGGCAACTGCGTGGGTGGCGGCAGCGTCGTCTACTTCGCCACCATGCCGCGTGCGCCGCGCTTCGTCTTCGAGCGCCACGGGTCCATCGGCCGCCGGATGTGGCCGGCCGCGATCGACCGCGACGCGCTCGAACCCTGGTACGACCGGGTGGCCGAGGCCCTGCCGGTCACCCCCACCTCTTGGGACGAAGTCCCCTACATCGGCGGGGTTTTCGCCGCCGCGTGCAAGGCCGCCGGGCACACCGCGAATCCGTCGCCGTCCGCCGTGGACACCAGCCTGTGCACCAACTGCAACTGGATGATGTCCGGCTGCCGGTTCGACGCCAAGCGGTCGTTGCTCCTCAACTACCTGCCCGCCGCCCTCTCGCACGGCGCCGAGATCAGGCCGCTGCACGAGGTGCAGAAGATCACCAAGCTGGACACCGGCGACTACCGGGTGCACTACAACACGATCGACGAGGTGGACTACCGGCAGCAGACCGGCTCCGGCACCATCGACGCCAAGATCGTGATCCTCGCCGCCGGCACCGCGGCCACCCCGGTCATTCTGCAACGTTCGGAGCCCGAGCTGGGTCGCATGCCGCACGCGGTCGGCCGCTACTTCTCCGGCAATGGCGAACGGCTCAACACCGCGGTACTCGAAGACGACAAGGTAAGGGAACTGCTCGGGCTCTCCCGCGACGAGGCGAACGCGTACGGCGCCTACCAGATCGGCCGCGGACCGGTCGTGGCGTCCTGGGACCGCCTCGACGGGGACCTGCCGGAGTACGAGCGGTTCTCGCTGGAGCAGCTGTACTTTCCCCCGGGCTTCGGCACCATCCTGGCCCAGGTGCCGGATGCGAAGGGCCCCAGCTGGTACGGGCCGGAGAAGAAGGAGATGCTGCGCAAGTGGCGGTCCTGGCTGACGGTCTTCACCATGTCGGAGGACGACAACGAGGGCGTGTTCGGCCCGCCGCCGCCCACCGGCAACTCGGAACGGCTCTCTCAGCAGCTGCTCGGCTTCGGCAGCCTGCGCTACCGGCCCACCGAGAACACGCTGCGCGGCTGGGAGGTCTCGGACGCGGCGGTCCGGGACATCCTCGAACACAACGGGCTGGCCCGGGTGATGCCGTGGACCAACGACGTGATCGGGGCGTACACGGTGCACCCGCTCGCCTCGTGCCGCATCGGCGACGACCCGGAGACCTCCGCGCTCGACGACCGGCACGAGCTGCGCGGGCACCCGGGCATCTTCGTCACGGACGGATCGGCCGTACCGGGGGCTCTCACGGTGAACCCGGCCTTCACCATCGCGGCACTCGCCGAACGGGCGGTGCCCGGCATCGTGCACGCGCTGCGCGAACGCGGCGTCGAGGTGCATTACGGGGCACCCGCGCCGGACGGCGGAGGCGCGGCCCGGCGCGGCACCGCGGCCGCCGTACGCACGGTCCTGGGATGA
- a CDS encoding ParB/RepB/Spo0J family partition protein, with the protein MKGIAARMRDQPPYFTQSVYVKDLVVADSPRINGVDEAHARRLADVYPSLPPILVHSPSMRVIDGIHRVRAAIMLGLDTVDTQFFDGSEAEAFIQSVARNTADGLLLTLADRSAAVRRILDSFPAMSDLSLAVYTGLDADVVAEVRWRAAVGAAEPDHAGGAARLPEPDTAACAQAATPRRSNPGEQREPGERTAGALSGGAPQSAGECARGHEEEHAPRTQPSLVPPRVPTARDPQLCGGRPVMARTARDRLRILSNNPSLRNSQAGREFLRWLHGHFLTDKAWKERVDAIPPHCTETVAEIALKCADAWRRFAEELSDRERMQSVPAGRSRA; encoded by the coding sequence GTGAAGGGAATCGCTGCACGAATGAGGGACCAACCGCCTTACTTCACCCAGTCCGTGTACGTGAAAGACCTCGTGGTCGCGGATTCACCGCGTATCAACGGGGTCGACGAAGCTCATGCGCGCCGCCTCGCTGATGTCTACCCTTCGCTGCCGCCGATTCTGGTGCACAGCCCGTCCATGCGGGTGATTGACGGGATACACCGGGTCAGGGCAGCAATAATGCTCGGACTCGACACGGTCGACACCCAGTTCTTCGACGGGTCCGAAGCCGAGGCGTTCATCCAGTCGGTCGCCCGGAATACCGCCGACGGCCTGCTTCTGACGCTGGCCGACCGCAGCGCCGCCGTGCGACGCATCCTCGACAGCTTCCCCGCCATGTCCGACCTGAGCCTCGCCGTCTACACCGGGCTTGACGCCGACGTCGTGGCCGAGGTGCGCTGGCGCGCCGCGGTTGGCGCGGCGGAGCCGGACCACGCCGGCGGCGCGGCCAGGCTGCCCGAGCCGGACACCGCCGCATGCGCCCAGGCCGCCACACCCAGGCGCAGCAACCCCGGAGAACAGCGGGAACCCGGCGAGCGGACGGCGGGGGCGCTGTCCGGCGGCGCCCCGCAGAGCGCGGGGGAGTGCGCGCGCGGACACGAGGAGGAGCACGCCCCCCGGACCCAGCCGTCTCTGGTCCCGCCCCGGGTGCCCACGGCGCGAGACCCTCAGCTTTGCGGCGGGCGGCCCGTGATGGCGCGCACCGCCCGGGACCGGCTGCGCATCCTGAGCAACAACCCGTCCCTCCGGAACTCGCAGGCCGGACGGGAATTCCTGCGCTGGCTTCACGGGCATTTCCTCACGGACAAGGCATGGAAAGAACGTGTCGACGCGATTCCGCCGCACTGCACGGAGACCGTTGCGGAAATCGCGCTGAAGTGTGCGGACGCCTGGCGGCGCTTCGCTGAAGAACTTTCGGACAGGGAAAGGATGCAGTCTGTTCCCGCCGGCCGTTCCCGCGCTTGA
- a CDS encoding TIGR03084 family metal-binding protein: MSKSLDVYSDLVAEGEEIDALLDHLTDEQWQLPTPAPGWTVAHQVAHLAFVCHLAATSARDPQRFAEYATQAKNGFQAAVDAALAQFLAAGPQAARARWREELAASVAGLSEADQKDTVPWLVNPLPPTVLAAAGLMEVFAHGQDIADALGVRREYTDRVGHLAWFGVHTRDFGYQAHGMEPPREEFRFELTAPSGGTTWTFGPEDAEDRVTGPAADFALLVSRRRHHADLAIRTEGARAKEWLGIAQAYRGPGGAGRKPGQFAS; this comes from the coding sequence ATGTCGAAATCACTTGACGTGTATTCGGATCTGGTGGCCGAGGGCGAGGAGATCGACGCGCTCCTCGACCATCTCACCGACGAGCAGTGGCAGTTGCCCACGCCCGCGCCGGGCTGGACCGTGGCCCACCAGGTCGCGCACCTTGCTTTCGTCTGCCATCTCGCCGCGACTTCCGCACGTGACCCGCAGCGCTTCGCGGAATACGCGACACAGGCCAAGAACGGTTTTCAGGCGGCGGTCGACGCGGCGCTCGCGCAGTTCCTGGCGGCAGGCCCCCAGGCGGCGCGGGCACGCTGGCGTGAGGAGCTGGCCGCCTCGGTGGCCGGACTCTCCGAGGCCGACCAGAAGGACACCGTGCCGTGGCTGGTCAACCCCCTGCCGCCGACCGTGCTCGCCGCGGCCGGACTGATGGAGGTCTTCGCACACGGCCAGGACATCGCCGACGCGCTCGGTGTACGCCGTGAGTACACGGACCGGGTGGGACACCTGGCCTGGTTCGGCGTACACACAAGGGACTTCGGATACCAGGCGCACGGCATGGAGCCGCCGCGCGAGGAGTTCCGCTTCGAGCTGACGGCCCCGTCCGGCGGCACCACATGGACCTTCGGACCGGAGGACGCCGAAGACCGGGTCACCGGCCCGGCCGCCGACTTCGCGCTGCTGGTCTCCCGTCGCCGGCACCACGCCGACCTGGCGATACGGACGGAGGGGGCCAGGGCCAAGGAGTGGCTGGGCATCGCCCAGGCGTACCGGGGCCCGGGCGGCGCGGGGCGGAAGCCGGGGCAGTTCGCGTCGTAG
- a CDS encoding helix-turn-helix domain-containing protein yields MNTFTHGTAVWDVARPQRPSRVAGVTMAGFGVLDLDALRMVPHPAVTLLLEFGAGTPVLDRATGEQQRGCLVAGPGLGAGGAVRVRGENVECVQVRLSPVIARAVLGVPPSELDGAVVPLDALWGREGSRIREQLGEAPSWQARFALADALITRRYAAGAAVDPEVARAWRRLTEGHGLPRVEELAADVGWSRKRLWSRFRSQLGLPPKRAATLVRFDHAAHRLVAGERPARVAADAGYADQSHLHRDVMAFTGATPATLATEPFLAVDDLAWPGGTP; encoded by the coding sequence GTGAACACGTTCACGCACGGTACGGCTGTGTGGGACGTCGCCCGTCCGCAGCGGCCGAGCCGGGTGGCCGGAGTCACCATGGCCGGGTTCGGCGTCCTCGACCTGGACGCGCTGCGTATGGTCCCGCACCCCGCGGTCACGCTGCTCCTCGAATTCGGCGCCGGGACGCCCGTACTCGACCGCGCCACCGGCGAGCAGCAGCGCGGCTGCCTGGTCGCCGGGCCCGGGCTCGGGGCCGGGGGAGCGGTGCGGGTGCGCGGGGAGAACGTCGAGTGTGTGCAGGTGCGGCTGTCCCCGGTGATCGCCCGCGCGGTCCTCGGCGTGCCGCCCTCCGAGCTCGACGGCGCGGTCGTCCCGCTGGACGCGCTGTGGGGCCGTGAGGGGTCCCGGATCCGCGAGCAGCTCGGCGAAGCCCCGTCCTGGCAGGCCCGCTTCGCGCTCGCGGACGCCCTGATCACCCGCCGGTACGCGGCCGGGGCGGCGGTGGACCCGGAGGTGGCCCGGGCCTGGCGGAGGCTCACCGAGGGCCACGGGCTGCCCCGGGTCGAGGAGCTCGCCGCCGACGTCGGCTGGAGCCGCAAGCGGCTGTGGTCCCGCTTCCGCTCCCAGCTCGGCCTGCCGCCCAAGCGCGCGGCGACCCTGGTCCGCTTCGACCACGCCGCGCACCGCCTGGTCGCGGGCGAGCGCCCGGCCCGGGTGGCCGCCGACGCCGGGTACGCCGACCAGTCCCACCTGCACCGCGACGTCATGGCGTTCACCGGGGCCACCCCGGCGACACTGGCCACCGAACCGTTCCTCGCCGTGGACGACCTCGCCTGGCCGGGGGGCACGCCTTAG
- a CDS encoding carboxymuconolactone decarboxylase family protein has product MTGMAPVTARAMRGLALAQIRYVTPVRPGDADGPTAEVYRQVEREFGVLAPPVVLHSPAPELMTGAWLMLREALIAPGVVDRAVREAVAAGVSAANSCPYCVSVHGATLRGLAGDQAARTIVGGRLTEVADERLREAAHWATTASLRPRDGEAPHTPFTAREAPEYVGVAVLFHYLNRVVNTFLEDAPMPASAPRAGLGMVQRVLSAMIRGASRRIGAAGDSLALLPWEPVPADLHWAQASPHIAQAFARAAGAVDRAARQVVAPSVRDLLDRELRVWDGAPRGLGRGWLDALLATLPPADRRAGRLALLVAFASYQIDAGVIEDYRGDRPDDAGLVVLASWAALSAARRVGGWTAGAPAANGGPGGTG; this is encoded by the coding sequence ATGACCGGCATGGCCCCGGTCACCGCGCGCGCCATGCGCGGACTCGCGCTCGCCCAGATCCGCTACGTCACCCCGGTGCGGCCCGGGGACGCGGACGGTCCGACGGCCGAGGTGTACCGGCAGGTGGAACGGGAGTTCGGCGTGCTGGCGCCCCCGGTGGTGCTGCACTCGCCCGCGCCCGAGTTGATGACCGGCGCCTGGCTGATGCTCCGGGAGGCCCTGATCGCCCCGGGCGTGGTCGACCGCGCGGTACGCGAGGCGGTCGCCGCGGGCGTCTCGGCGGCGAACAGCTGTCCCTACTGCGTGTCCGTGCACGGCGCCACGCTGCGCGGCCTGGCAGGCGACCAGGCCGCCCGGACCATCGTCGGAGGGCGCCTCACGGAGGTGGCCGACGAGCGGCTGCGCGAGGCGGCGCACTGGGCCACGACGGCATCCCTGCGCCCCCGCGACGGCGAGGCCCCGCACACGCCGTTCACCGCGCGGGAGGCCCCCGAGTATGTCGGTGTGGCGGTGCTCTTCCACTACCTCAACCGGGTGGTCAACACCTTCCTGGAGGACGCGCCGATGCCGGCCAGTGCGCCCCGGGCCGGGCTCGGCATGGTGCAGCGCGTCCTCAGCGCCATGATCCGCGGCGCGAGCCGGAGGATCGGCGCGGCCGGTGACTCACTCGCCCTGCTCCCGTGGGAACCGGTGCCTGCCGACCTCCACTGGGCGCAGGCCAGTCCGCACATCGCGCAGGCATTCGCCCGGGCTGCCGGCGCGGTGGACCGGGCGGCCCGCCAGGTGGTCGCCCCGAGCGTCCGGGACCTGCTCGACCGGGAACTCAGGGTCTGGGACGGTGCGCCCCGGGGACTCGGCCGTGGCTGGCTGGACGCCCTGCTGGCGACGCTGCCCCCGGCCGACCGCCGGGCCGGCCGGCTCGCGCTGCTCGTCGCCTTTGCCTCGTACCAGATCGACGCCGGTGTCATCGAGGACTACCGCGGGGACCGGCCGGACGACGCCGGTCTGGTCGTGCTGGCCTCTTGGGCGGCGCTCTCGGCGGCCCGCCGGGTCGGCGGCTGGACCGCGGGGGCGCCGGCCGCGAACGGTGGGCCTGGAGGAACGGGGTGA
- a CDS encoding alpha/beta fold hydrolase yields the protein MTASRTTGSSLLTLDDGDTLHVCQDGPREAPVLLLIHGSASSARSWDALVPLLAAPGTHRVVRVDLLGHGGSDKPDDGRYAIPDQARRAGEVLDRLGAGRAVVVGHSSGGVTATALAEERPELVSGLVLVNTGPSLGAFIATGAAGPVQWPPSDEQIRQFASTGFSRPGYRVPDTLLGEVRAMTLHSFTATMGATRAHLEERALPERLAVLGKPLLVLFGEDDRRWRSSSAADYDAVPGARVELLPGLGHSPILEDPPRVAGPLLDFAALHG from the coding sequence ATGACTGCTTCCAGGACTACCGGGTCGTCGCTGCTCACGCTGGACGACGGCGACACCCTCCATGTGTGCCAGGACGGGCCGCGCGAGGCCCCCGTGCTCCTGCTGATCCACGGTTCGGCGTCCTCGGCCCGCTCGTGGGACGCGCTGGTGCCCCTGCTGGCGGCGCCCGGGACCCACCGCGTCGTACGGGTCGATCTGCTCGGGCACGGCGGGTCGGACAAGCCGGACGACGGCCGTTACGCGATCCCGGACCAGGCGCGGCGGGCCGGCGAGGTGCTGGACCGGCTCGGTGCCGGGCGGGCCGTGGTGGTGGGCCATTCCAGCGGCGGGGTGACCGCGACGGCCCTCGCCGAGGAGCGCCCCGAGCTGGTGTCCGGGCTGGTGCTCGTCAACACCGGGCCGAGCCTGGGCGCGTTCATCGCCACCGGCGCCGCCGGTCCCGTGCAGTGGCCGCCGAGCGACGAGCAGATCCGGCAGTTCGCGAGCACGGGCTTCAGCCGCCCCGGCTACCGGGTGCCGGACACGCTGCTGGGCGAGGTGCGCGCCATGACGCTGCACTCCTTCACGGCCACCATGGGGGCCACCCGCGCCCATCTGGAGGAGCGGGCGCTGCCGGAGCGCCTGGCGGTGCTCGGGAAGCCGCTGCTGGTGCTGTTCGGCGAGGACGACCGCCGCTGGCGCTCCTCGTCCGCCGCCGACTATGACGCCGTCCCGGGCGCCCGGGTGGAACTGCTGCCGGGTCTTGGGCACTCGCCCATCCTTGAGGACCCGCCCCGGGTCGCAGGCCCCCTGCTCGACTTCGCCGCGCTCCACGGCTGA
- a CDS encoding FAD-dependent monooxygenase has product MRILVSGAGIAGPVLAHWLTRYGFEVTVVERAEALRRTGGHAVDLFRPAVDISERMGVLPRIEERATGTDRLSVFREGARRPVRADLTKIFGGASDRHVEVMRDDLTTIYYDATRDDVDYLFGDSVSSVAAGGEVTFEHAAPRRFDLVVGADGLHSTVRRLVFGADAGRSSFLGAHFAVLGLPNVSGLDGELLMHVGVGRTAGAYGARHLDDARVLFLFRSARELDGDHRDVPHQKELVRGAFAGLHPQVDGWLEELDRTQAFYFDSISQLRMDGWSRGRVTLVGDAGYCPGPAVGGSTTLAVVGAYVLAGELARADGDHERAFPAYERVMAEHVRGSRAVASSAARTLIPTSRLGGWGLAQGARLVSALPPGPGRALLRLTTRSARLYNAMAVEDYAPAAAH; this is encoded by the coding sequence GTGCGGATTCTCGTCTCCGGGGCCGGGATCGCCGGTCCGGTGCTCGCCCACTGGCTCACCCGGTACGGCTTCGAGGTCACCGTCGTGGAGCGCGCCGAGGCGCTGCGCAGGACCGGCGGCCACGCGGTCGACCTGTTCCGGCCCGCCGTGGACATCTCGGAGCGGATGGGGGTGCTGCCGCGCATCGAGGAGCGGGCCACCGGCACGGACCGGCTGAGCGTCTTCCGGGAGGGTGCCCGGCGGCCCGTCCGGGCGGACCTCACCAAGATCTTCGGCGGCGCCTCCGACCGGCACGTCGAGGTCATGCGGGACGACCTGACGACGATCTACTACGACGCCACCCGCGACGACGTCGACTACCTCTTCGGCGACTCGGTCAGCTCGGTCGCCGCCGGCGGCGAGGTGACGTTCGAGCACGCCGCGCCCCGTCGCTTCGATCTCGTCGTCGGCGCGGACGGGCTGCACTCCACCGTGCGCCGCCTCGTCTTCGGCGCGGACGCGGGCCGCAGCTCCTTCCTCGGGGCCCACTTCGCGGTGCTGGGTCTGCCGAACGTCTCCGGCCTGGACGGGGAGTTGCTGATGCACGTCGGGGTCGGGCGCACCGCCGGTGCGTACGGGGCACGCCATCTGGACGACGCCCGGGTCCTGTTCCTGTTCCGGAGCGCGCGCGAACTCGACGGGGACCACCGGGACGTGCCCCATCAGAAGGAGCTGGTGCGCGGGGCGTTCGCCGGGCTGCATCCCCAGGTGGACGGGTGGCTGGAGGAGCTGGACCGTACGCAGGCGTTCTACTTCGACTCGATCAGCCAGCTGCGGATGGACGGCTGGTCGCGGGGGCGGGTGACGCTCGTCGGGGACGCGGGCTACTGCCCCGGTCCCGCGGTCGGCGGCAGCACCACGCTGGCCGTGGTCGGCGCGTACGTCCTGGCCGGGGAGCTGGCCCGCGCCGACGGCGACCACGAGCGGGCGTTCCCGGCGTACGAGCGGGTGATGGCGGAGCACGTACGCGGCAGCCGCGCCGTCGCGTCGAGCGCGGCGCGGACGCTGATCCCCACATCACGGCTGGGCGGCTGGGGCCTGGCCCAGGGCGCCCGCCTGGTCTCCGCCCTGCCGCCGGGCCCGGGCCGCGCACTGCTCCGCCTCACGACGCGCAGCGCGCGGCTCTACAACGCGATGGCCGTCGAGGACTACGCACCGGCCGCCGCCCACTGA
- a CDS encoding AraC family transcriptional regulator, protein MTTASMEIAILQVIDYMHERLDQDLTTDDLARTAQFSKFHFSRMFREVTGVSPGRFLSALRIQEAKRLLVGTQHSVADISAQVGYGSVGTFSSRFKECVGLSPSRFRELDGNFRSVTAQPTSLASASGSAQGLSVHGRIVLPGDRPLGQVFVGLFESPIPQGIPAQCTIMDGPGPFELRDVQPGTWYLMAASVPYGSPSVVAGRGRGGPENLSVGRLGPVTVRPGMLLMPADVVLRPASPLDPPVLIAVPGSSAEATCGGVRRRHEATAIGAHLRAPAGL, encoded by the coding sequence ATGACCACCGCTTCCATGGAGATTGCAATCCTCCAGGTCATCGACTATATGCATGAACGTCTTGACCAGGACCTGACTACTGACGACCTGGCAAGGACCGCACAGTTCAGCAAATTCCATTTCTCCCGGATGTTCAGGGAGGTGACGGGCGTTTCGCCGGGGCGCTTTCTGTCCGCGCTCCGCATTCAGGAGGCGAAGCGCCTTCTGGTCGGCACCCAGCACAGCGTCGCGGATATCAGCGCCCAGGTCGGATACGGCAGTGTGGGGACATTCAGCTCGCGGTTCAAAGAGTGTGTCGGACTATCGCCGAGCAGATTCCGGGAACTGGACGGGAATTTCAGGAGTGTGACCGCGCAGCCGACGTCACTGGCAAGTGCTTCCGGTTCCGCTCAGGGGCTCTCCGTGCACGGCCGCATCGTGCTGCCGGGCGACCGGCCCCTTGGGCAGGTGTTCGTCGGGCTCTTCGAGAGCCCCATCCCCCAGGGCATCCCCGCGCAGTGCACCATCATGGACGGGCCCGGCCCGTTCGAACTGCGCGACGTCCAGCCGGGGACCTGGTATCTGATGGCCGCCTCCGTCCCCTACGGAAGCCCCTCGGTCGTGGCCGGCCGCGGACGCGGAGGCCCGGAGAACCTGTCCGTCGGACGCCTCGGGCCCGTCACGGTCAGGCCCGGGATGCTGCTGATGCCCGCAGACGTGGTGCTCCGCCCGGCGAGCCCGCTGGACCCGCCGGTGCTGATCGCCGTGCCCGGGAGTAGTGCGGAGGCCACGTGCGGAGGAGTACGCCGCCGGCACGAGGCGACGGCGATCGGCGCGCACTTGCGCGCCCCGGCCGGCCTGTGA
- a CDS encoding IS701 family transposase: METPDTTLTPASLPAFARELFDHLPRADQRRWAHIYLEGLLNTPGKKSVRRIAETVSGSPTAPQSLQQFVNASPWDWMPVREQLARWVERRLLPRALVIDQVILRKRGQHSCGVHRRYLTSTGRSVTCQVGVGAFLASDDAAVPVNWSLFLPRAWTEDPIRRARTRIPETARARPFASHALELAGHAARRARSRPLPVVADLEGTPGASDLIGRLDGSGREFVVSVPGKLRIVPGSVRMAHCPVTPSFLGPVLPAYSLHERDPGFQVHTEEVPLPAHLGAGTVTSCLVHVPETGPGAAMRTYRLLVVRNTAKGCPAQLWLTNMLETSTKDVLDLAALLPRTARAVRDMEKQVGLLDFEGRSYPGWHHHMTLVSAAYAHRLLSSVVPWGGGHPLPRERMLVTCAGAEP; encoded by the coding sequence ATGGAGACGCCCGACACAACTCTCACACCGGCATCGCTGCCCGCGTTCGCCAGAGAGCTGTTCGACCACCTGCCGAGGGCCGACCAACGCCGTTGGGCACACATTTATCTGGAGGGCCTGCTCAATACACCGGGAAAGAAATCGGTACGACGCATTGCCGAAACGGTCTCGGGATCGCCCACCGCCCCCCAGTCGCTCCAGCAGTTCGTCAACGCGAGCCCGTGGGACTGGATGCCCGTCCGGGAGCAGCTCGCCCGCTGGGTCGAACGGCGCCTGCTCCCGCGGGCACTGGTGATCGACCAGGTCATCCTGCGCAAGCGCGGACAGCACTCCTGCGGGGTGCACCGCCGCTATCTGACGTCCACGGGGCGCTCGGTGACCTGCCAGGTGGGAGTCGGCGCCTTTCTGGCATCCGACGACGCCGCGGTCCCGGTGAACTGGAGCCTGTTCCTTCCCCGGGCGTGGACCGAGGACCCGATCCGGCGAGCGCGCACCCGCATCCCGGAGACGGCGCGGGCCCGGCCCTTCGCGTCGCACGCGCTGGAGCTGGCCGGCCACGCCGCCCGGCGCGCCCGGTCGAGGCCGCTGCCCGTGGTGGCCGACCTGGAGGGCACACCCGGGGCGAGCGATCTGATCGGCCGGCTCGACGGAAGCGGGCGCGAGTTCGTCGTCTCCGTGCCCGGCAAGCTCAGGATCGTCCCCGGCAGCGTCCGAATGGCGCACTGCCCGGTCACCCCTTCGTTCCTCGGACCGGTCCTGCCTGCCTACAGCCTTCATGAGCGTGATCCCGGCTTCCAGGTCCATACCGAGGAGGTGCCCCTGCCCGCCCACCTCGGCGCCGGCACCGTGACGTCCTGTTTAGTCCACGTACCCGAGACGGGGCCCGGGGCGGCGATGCGCACCTACCGGCTGCTCGTGGTCCGGAACACGGCGAAGGGCTGTCCCGCGCAACTGTGGCTCACCAACATGCTGGAGACCTCCACAAAGGACGTGCTCGACCTGGCGGCGTTGCTGCCCCGCACGGCGCGTGCTGTACGGGACATGGAGAAACAGGTCGGCCTGCTCGACTTCGAGGGGCGTTCCTATCCGGGGTGGCACCACCACATGACCCTGGTGTCGGCGGCCTACGCGCACCGCCTGCTCAGCTCCGTCGTCCCATGGGGCGGCGGTCACCCGCTGCCGCGCGAGCGGATGCTGGTGACCTGCGCGGGGGCCGAACCGTGA
- a CDS encoding DUF5987 family protein produces MPETECPPSRNTVLEAFADTIIPGEKRHPDDRAVAGVSQGGGAVAAGAIDVLETPEGGMAPALDDLARMLDEHAVAYRAGCGLPEDREPFVGLGYDDRLALVGELLAPGHPEHAMWAGLAMFSFMAFDTGAHMHTADAIAAGHPGLATLGFAPPGEDGLWRFPAYSYGRPLADVHPDTDPTGSPV; encoded by the coding sequence ATGCCAGAAACGGAATGCCCGCCATCGAGAAACACCGTTCTTGAGGCATTCGCCGACACGATCATCCCCGGCGAGAAACGTCATCCGGACGACCGGGCCGTGGCCGGGGTGAGCCAGGGCGGCGGGGCAGTGGCGGCGGGCGCGATCGACGTCCTCGAAACACCCGAAGGCGGCATGGCCCCGGCGCTCGACGACCTGGCCCGCATGCTCGACGAACACGCTGTCGCATACCGCGCCGGGTGCGGGCTGCCCGAAGACCGCGAGCCCTTCGTCGGCCTCGGCTACGACGACCGGCTGGCGCTGGTGGGCGAGCTGCTCGCGCCCGGCCACCCGGAGCACGCCATGTGGGCCGGACTGGCGATGTTCAGCTTCATGGCCTTCGACACGGGCGCCCACATGCACACCGCGGACGCCATCGCGGCCGGGCACCCGGGTCTCGCCACCCTCGGCTTCGCACCGCCCGGCGAGGACGGGCTGTGGCGGTTCCCCGCCTACTCCTACGGCCGCCCACTCGCAGACGTGCACCCCGACACCGATCCCACTGGGAGCCCCGTGTGA
- a CDS encoding SRPBCC family protein, translating to MPTGLTRDTGWQIGVSRTLPHPPSVVWDFISRPEGLALWLGSDTELTPERGAPYRTAAGVTGEVRGYRPADRIRVTHGTTTLQVAMAPAADGARTMLRFHQEHLASAEERERQRTHWQRVMDQVEAALDRP from the coding sequence ATGCCCACCGGACTCACCAGGGACACGGGCTGGCAGATCGGCGTGTCCCGCACGCTGCCCCACCCCCCGTCCGTCGTCTGGGACTTCATCAGCCGCCCGGAAGGACTCGCCCTCTGGCTCGGCTCGGACACGGAGCTGACTCCGGAGCGCGGTGCGCCCTACCGGACGGCCGCCGGGGTGACCGGCGAGGTGCGCGGCTACCGCCCGGCCGACCGCATCCGCGTCACCCACGGCACCACCACGCTCCAGGTGGCCATGGCCCCGGCCGCCGACGGCGCCCGTACGATGCTCCGCTTCCACCAGGAACACCTGGCGAGCGCGGAGGAACGCGAGCGGCAGCGAACCCACTGGCAGCGGGTGATGGACCAGGTGGAGGCCGCGCTGGACCGGCCGTAG